A region from the Triticum urartu cultivar G1812 chromosome 1, Tu2.1, whole genome shotgun sequence genome encodes:
- the LOC125519035 gene encoding uncharacterized protein LOC125519035, whose product MAAGKHAAAQRPREVLVSGRIAAAGGPARASGNEAPSREPRRGLDGMALRDSGVRSSGWGHAVTLGRPCPILARRQPRANHGGLDQEGGVRAARRPVVSVGAGEFGSVRRDGGEPARRPMIGPWSHAKRRGSTPNPAQDMVTNSQFEKRPNRLGIGCALPPKKDLHLFANAASSRKW is encoded by the exons ATGGCGGCGGGGAAGCACGCAGCTGCGCAGCGACCGCGGGAGGTTTTAGTGAGCGGCCGCATTGCTGCGGCAGGAGGACCAGCGCGGGCTTCCGGCAACGAGGCTCCGTCGCGCGAACCAAGACGCGGACTCGACGGGATGGCTCTGCGGGACTCTGGCGTCAGAAGCAGCGGCTGGGGCCACGCGGTGACCCTGGGACGCCCCTGCCCGATTCTGGCGCGAAGGCAACCTCGCGCGAATCACGGCGGCCTTGACCAAGAAGGAGGCGTTCGTGCCGCACGGCGGCCGGTGGTGAGCGTCGGTGCTGGCGAGTTTGGGTCAGTACGTCGCGACGGCGGCGAGCCTGCTCGGCGTCCCATGATTGGACCTTGGAGCCACGCGAAGAGAAGGGGATCCACTCCAAACCCAGCACAG GACATGGTGACGAACTCACAGTTCGAGAAGAGGCCGAACCGGTTAGGCATCGGCTGCGCGCTACCGCCCAAGAAGGACCTCCACCTGTTCGCCAACGCCGCATCCTCAA GAAAGTGGTGA
- the LOC125519050 gene encoding bidirectional sugar transporter SWEET1b-like, producing the protein MEDVAKFLFGISGNVIALFLFLSPVPTFWRIIRNKSTEEFSGVPYNMTLLNCLLSAWYGLPFVSPNNVLVSTINGVGAAIETVYVVIFLVFASNKKARLRTLGLASAVATVFVVVALVSMLVLHGPARKLLAGLAMTVFSICMYASPLSIMRMVIKTKSVEYMPFLLSLAVFLCGTSWFIYGLLGHDLFVTIPNGCGSVLGAAQLILYAIYRNNKGNAAAGAGKLQGDDVEMSVDGRNGKVADSDDRGAAGSTKTGKMVGQV; encoded by the exons ATGGAGGATGTGGCCAAGTTCTTGTTTGGGATTTCCG GGAATGTCATTGCTCTATTTCTCTTCCTATCCCCGGT GCCTACTTTCTGGAGGATCATTCGGAACAAATCCACAGAGGAATTCTCCGGGGTGCCATACAACATGACGCTCCTCAACTGCCTCCTCTCCGCCTG GTACGGGCTGCCGTTCGTGTCCCCGAACAACGTCCTGGTGTCGACGATCAACGGCGTGGGCGCGGCGATCGAGACGGTGTACGTGGTGATCTTCCTGGTCTTCGCGTCGAACAAGAAGGCGAGGCTCCGGACGCTCGGCCTGGCGTCGGCCGTCGCGACGGTGTTCGTGGTCGTGGCGCTCGTCTCGATGCTCGTCCTGCACGGCCCGGCACGCAAGCTCCTCGCCGGCCTCGCCATGACCGTCTTCTCCATCTGCATGTACGCCTCGCCCCTCTCCATCATG AGGATGGTGATCAAGACGAAGAGCGTGGAGTACATGCCGTTCCTGCTGTCGCTGGCGGTGTTCCTGTGCGGCACGTCGTGGTTCATCTACGGCTTGCTCGGCCACGACCTCTTCGTCACG ATCCCCAACGGGTGCGGGAGCGTCCTGGGCGCCGCGCAGCTCATCCTCTACGCCATCTACCGGAACAACAAGGGCAACGCCGCGGCCGGCGCTGGCAAGCTACAGGGCGACGACGTGGAGATGTCCGTCGACGGCAGGAACGGCAAGGTCGCCGATAGCGACGACCGCGGTGCGGCGGGGTCGACGAAGACCGGCAAGATGGTCGGCCAGGTTTAG